A genomic segment from Truepera sp. encodes:
- a CDS encoding nitrous oxide reductase accessory protein NosL yields the protein MRSRKRDLSWPVSVVIALAALAPLLTFVWPLWHYYFEAPQYPEGLAMQIWSSKLTGRVDLINGLNHYVGFMHLDAADFWELRVLPILIVLVSAFGLVAAVVGRKRLFQAWLWFYGVFAVLGMSDFARWLYKFGHTVDPKAAITMDGYTPPMVGTSVFMNFYITAWPGWGAVALAGGFVLALAVFGFRWWRVRARMRGLKLRGAATAAALVVGILLSGCSAPKPVKIVIGQDACASCNMVISDARFASQVVTKTGKAYKFDSVECMIAFLTEGKVPKDQIHSAWVSDYLEPGTWLRAEDAHYLQSVHIRSPMGLNLSAFKTLGQLENVRAEANGIERRYADLPGIVIEAGFLEKLDSEGGHMHMPLDLSPSPDEPGTGEGGAPQ from the coding sequence ATGCGCTCACGCAAACGCGACCTATCTTGGCCGGTAAGCGTAGTGATCGCACTCGCCGCACTCGCTCCGCTGCTCACCTTCGTGTGGCCGCTGTGGCACTACTACTTCGAGGCGCCCCAGTACCCCGAAGGCCTGGCCATGCAGATCTGGTCCAGCAAGCTGACCGGGCGCGTAGACCTCATCAACGGCCTCAACCATTACGTCGGCTTCATGCACCTAGACGCCGCCGACTTCTGGGAGCTCAGGGTCCTACCCATCCTCATCGTGCTCGTCTCGGCCTTCGGCCTAGTGGCCGCCGTCGTCGGCCGCAAGCGCCTCTTCCAGGCATGGCTATGGTTCTACGGCGTCTTCGCCGTCCTCGGCATGTCGGACTTCGCGCGCTGGCTCTACAAGTTCGGTCACACCGTCGACCCAAAGGCCGCCATCACGATGGACGGCTACACTCCACCGATGGTGGGCACCAGCGTCTTCATGAACTTCTACATCACGGCCTGGCCCGGCTGGGGCGCCGTGGCGCTGGCGGGCGGCTTCGTGCTGGCCCTCGCCGTGTTCGGTTTCCGCTGGTGGCGAGTCCGCGCGAGAATGCGCGGACTCAAACTTCGCGGCGCCGCCACTGCCGCAGCGCTGGTCGTAGGCATCCTGCTCTCCGGTTGCTCCGCCCCAAAGCCCGTCAAGATCGTCATCGGCCAGGACGCCTGCGCCTCGTGCAACATGGTCATCTCCGACGCGCGCTTCGCCAGCCAGGTGGTGACCAAGACGGGTAAGGCCTACAAGTTCGACTCCGTCGAGTGCATGATCGCCTTCCTCACCGAGGGCAAGGTGCCGAAGGATCAGATCCATTCGGCTTGGGTATCCGACTACCTCGAGCCCGGGACGTGGCTAAGGGCCGAAGACGCCCACTATCTTCAGAGCGTACATATAAGGAGCCCGATGGGCCTCAACCTCTCGGCGTTCAAGACGCTCGGCCAACTCGAGAACGTGCGGGCCGAGGCCAACGGCATAGAAAGGCGTTACGCGGATCTTCCCGGCATCGTCATCGAGGCGGGTTTCCTCGAGAAACTCGATTCGGAGGGAGGCCACATGCACATGCCGTTGGACCTGAGCCCCTCGCCCGACGAACCTGGCACTGGGGAGGGCGGAGCGCCGCAGTGA
- the nosZ gene encoding Sec-dependent nitrous-oxide reductase — protein sequence MKKRQLILVLLGFAVLAAGLVLAQGARSMARVANDAATRTFVPPGEHDEFYGFFSGGFNGQLSVVGLPSGRTIKNIPVFSQYGENGYGYSEETKAFFNTSHGPVYWDDSHHPEFSMTNGVPDGRWIFINGNNTPRIARIDLTTFETVEIIEIPNIAGNHPSPFTTMNSEYVVAGTRFSVPVPQRDMPIAEYKGNFKGMLTFVSVEPQTGEMAVAFQIMMPGFDYDLSHCGKGPSADWCFFSSYNTEEAHTLLEVNASQNDKDFVTAVNWRRAEQCVAEGLGSEMPSYYAHNLLNEATHTAETTWHDSATVLQPEDCSDLVYFLPTPKSPHGVDVDPTGEFIVPGGKLSATIAVHSFQKMLKAIEEKNFDGDSYGVPILNFDAIVAGQVERACLGPLHNEFDSKGNVYTSCFITSEIIKWNLKDFKVTDRMPVYYSVGHLMIPGGDSAKPWDKYLVSLNKITKDRFLPTGPELAQSAQLIDISGDKMQMLLDFPTLGEPHYAQAIPAGLVAPNSKLIYELAANEHPYVVKSEAETRVERDGTDVHVYISSIRSHFAPDNIEGIRVGDTVYWHVTNLEQDWDVPHGFAVQGMQDANILIKPGQTLTITWKPTKPGVYPFYCTDFCSALHQEMQGYVRVSAADADVPLTWSLGL from the coding sequence ATGAAGAAACGCCAACTGATTCTCGTGCTACTCGGTTTCGCGGTGTTGGCCGCGGGGCTGGTGCTAGCACAGGGCGCGCGCAGCATGGCCCGCGTGGCCAACGACGCCGCCACCCGCACGTTCGTGCCGCCAGGCGAACACGACGAGTTCTACGGGTTCTTCTCTGGGGGCTTCAACGGCCAGCTCAGCGTAGTGGGCCTGCCGTCGGGTCGCACCATCAAGAACATCCCCGTGTTCTCGCAGTACGGCGAGAACGGCTACGGCTACTCCGAGGAGACGAAGGCGTTCTTCAACACCTCGCACGGCCCCGTCTACTGGGACGACTCGCACCACCCCGAGTTCTCCATGACGAACGGCGTGCCCGACGGCCGCTGGATCTTCATCAACGGCAACAACACGCCGAGGATCGCGCGCATCGACCTCACCACGTTCGAGACCGTCGAGATCATCGAGATCCCGAACATCGCGGGTAACCACCCCTCGCCGTTCACGACCATGAACAGCGAGTACGTGGTGGCCGGCACGCGCTTCAGCGTGCCCGTGCCGCAACGCGACATGCCCATCGCCGAGTACAAGGGCAACTTCAAGGGCATGCTCACGTTCGTCTCGGTCGAACCACAAACGGGCGAGATGGCCGTGGCGTTCCAGATCATGATGCCGGGCTTCGACTACGACCTGTCGCACTGCGGCAAGGGCCCCTCGGCCGACTGGTGCTTCTTCAGCTCCTACAACACCGAGGAGGCGCACACCCTGCTTGAGGTCAACGCCTCGCAGAACGACAAGGACTTCGTCACCGCCGTCAACTGGCGCCGTGCCGAGCAGTGCGTCGCCGAGGGTCTCGGGAGCGAGATGCCCTCGTACTACGCACACAACCTCCTGAACGAAGCCACTCACACCGCCGAGACCACCTGGCATGACAGCGCCACCGTCTTGCAGCCCGAGGACTGTAGCGACCTCGTCTACTTCCTCCCCACCCCGAAGTCGCCGCACGGCGTGGACGTAGACCCCACGGGCGAGTTCATCGTGCCGGGCGGCAAGCTCTCCGCCACCATCGCGGTACATAGCTTCCAGAAGATGCTCAAGGCCATCGAGGAGAAGAACTTCGACGGCGACTCCTACGGCGTCCCGATCCTCAACTTCGACGCTATCGTCGCCGGCCAGGTCGAGCGCGCCTGCCTCGGTCCGCTACATAACGAGTTCGACAGCAAGGGCAACGTCTACACGAGCTGCTTCATCACTTCCGAGATCATCAAGTGGAACCTCAAGGACTTCAAGGTCACCGACCGGATGCCCGTCTACTACTCCGTCGGTCACCTGATGATCCCGGGTGGCGACAGCGCCAAGCCCTGGGACAAGTACCTCGTGTCGCTCAACAAGATCACGAAGGACCGCTTCCTCCCCACGGGCCCCGAGCTCGCGCAGTCCGCGCAGCTGATCGACATCAGCGGCGACAAGATGCAGATGCTCCTGGACTTCCCCACCCTGGGTGAGCCGCACTACGCCCAGGCGATCCCCGCCGGGCTGGTTGCCCCCAACAGCAAGCTGATCTACGAACTGGCCGCCAACGAGCACCCCTACGTCGTCAAGAGCGAGGCCGAGACCCGCGTCGAGCGCGACGGCACCGACGTGCACGTGTACATCAGCTCCATCCGCTCGCACTTCGCGCCCGACAACATCGAGGGCATCCGCGTAGGCGACACGGTCTACTGGCACGTCACCAACCTCGAGCAGGACTGGGACGTTCCGCACGGCTTCGCCGTCCAGGGGATGCAGGACGCCAACATCCTCATCAAGCCTGGCCAGACCCTGACCATCACCTGGAAGCCGACGAAGCCCGGCGTTTACCCCTTCTACTGCACGGACTTCTGCTCGGCCCTCCACCAGGAGATGCAGGGTTACGTCCGGGTGTCGGCTGCCGACGCCGACGTGCCCCTCACTTGGAGCCTCGGGCTCTGA
- a CDS encoding branched-chain amino acid ABC transporter permease — translation MTLEGLAPFLQNLSGGLLIGGIYALIGVGLSLIFGVMRIINFAHGDFVALGMYSAIVLFQYLGFDPYVSLIIVAPLGFLVGVVLQRLVLSRLIDAPGDSTLLVTLGLALVIANVLFLVFGAEPKSIYLPYATATVTLAGVRLPVAQLIAGAITLVIILALWLMLRRTEVGRAVRATSQNRLGAELVGINTPGIHSLVFGMGMALAMCAGVILAPLLFAVPTVGSSYTLKAFVVTVLGGLGSVPGAIAGGLLLGVVEFMGASYLSSGYRDAYGLFVFLIVLLLRPEGLFGRTVKRV, via the coding sequence GTGACCTTGGAGGGGCTGGCTCCTTTCCTCCAGAACCTGAGCGGCGGCCTCCTGATCGGCGGCATCTACGCCCTCATCGGCGTGGGGCTGTCGCTGATCTTCGGGGTCATGCGCATCATCAACTTCGCGCACGGGGACTTCGTGGCGCTGGGGATGTACTCGGCAATCGTGTTGTTCCAGTACCTCGGCTTCGACCCGTACGTCTCGCTCATCATCGTCGCGCCGCTGGGGTTCTTGGTCGGCGTGGTCCTGCAGCGCCTGGTCCTTTCGCGCCTGATAGACGCCCCGGGCGACAGCACACTGCTGGTCACGCTGGGCCTGGCGCTCGTCATCGCGAACGTGTTGTTCCTCGTCTTCGGGGCCGAACCCAAGTCCATCTACCTGCCGTATGCCACCGCGACAGTCACCCTTGCCGGCGTGCGGCTGCCCGTAGCGCAACTGATAGCGGGCGCCATCACGCTCGTCATCATCCTGGCGCTGTGGCTGATGTTGCGGCGCACCGAGGTGGGTCGGGCGGTGCGCGCCACCTCCCAGAACCGCCTCGGCGCCGAGCTGGTGGGGATCAACACGCCGGGGATCCACTCCTTGGTGTTCGGCATGGGCATGGCCCTCGCCATGTGCGCCGGCGTCATACTCGCCCCCCTGCTCTTCGCGGTGCCCACCGTCGGCTCGAGCTACACCCTCAAGGCGTTCGTGGTCACGGTCCTCGGCGGCCTGGGCAGCGTGCCGGGCGCCATCGCCGGTGGGCTGCTCTTGGGCGTCGTGGAGTTCATGGGCGCCTCGTACCTGTCCTCGGGCTACCGTGACGCCTACGGGCTCTTCGTCTTTCTCATCGTCCTCTTGCTGCGCCCCGAGGGACTCTTCGGACGCACGGTGAAGCGCGTATGA
- a CDS encoding ABC transporter ATP-binding protein encodes MSRALEAEHITVQFGGLIAVNDLSLSLDAGKIVGLIGPNGAGKSTLFNALTGYAKTKRGKVTLEGRNVSRLQPYARTRLGMGRTFQIERPFEGLTVLENVLIPAFLRTSSRAAATSAAMHALEQVGLADRALQSSSELNLARRRRLELAKALAVQPRVLFLDELMAGLNPPALKEMIGFVRSLARSGMAIVMVEHIMQAVTELCEEVIVLAFGEKIAHGVPEQVMNDERVIEAYLGGSDE; translated from the coding sequence ATGTCGAGAGCGCTGGAGGCTGAGCACATCACCGTGCAGTTCGGCGGCCTCATCGCCGTCAACGACCTGTCGCTGAGCCTGGACGCGGGCAAGATCGTCGGCCTGATCGGCCCCAACGGTGCAGGCAAGTCCACGCTGTTCAACGCCCTGACCGGTTACGCGAAGACCAAGCGTGGCAAGGTGACGCTCGAGGGCCGCAACGTCAGCCGACTGCAGCCGTACGCCCGAACCCGCCTCGGGATGGGCCGCACGTTCCAGATCGAGCGCCCGTTCGAGGGCCTGACCGTGCTCGAGAACGTCCTCATCCCCGCCTTCTTGAGAACCAGCAGCCGCGCCGCCGCCACCAGTGCGGCCATGCATGCGCTCGAGCAGGTCGGACTGGCCGACCGGGCCCTGCAGTCGTCGTCCGAACTCAATCTCGCCAGGCGCCGGCGACTGGAGCTCGCCAAGGCGCTGGCCGTCCAGCCCCGGGTACTGTTCCTGGACGAGTTGATGGCCGGCCTCAACCCGCCGGCCCTCAAGGAGATGATCGGTTTCGTGCGGTCGCTGGCGCGCTCGGGGATGGCCATCGTCATGGTGGAACACATCATGCAGGCGGTCACGGAGCTGTGTGAGGAGGTCATCGTGTTGGCGTTCGGTGAGAAGATCGCCCACGGCGTCCCGGAACAAGTGATGAACGACGAGCGTGTCATCGAGGCGTACCTCGGGGGCTCCGATGAGTGA
- a CDS encoding cytochrome c has translation MKPPAGHGGSWPLLALVAVLTLLAAAAFAQEAGGELPKGVGPIQELTLPGEIDPTLVAEGEATFTTYCSACHKIEERYVGPALAGVTTRRSPEWIMNMILNTNEMLFNDDTAYDLLAEYMTPMPELPLSEEQVRAVLEYFRQTDHDLGL, from the coding sequence ATGAAACCACCAGCGGGTCACGGCGGATCGTGGCCGCTCCTCGCGCTAGTCGCGGTGCTTACCTTGTTAGCAGCCGCGGCGTTCGCCCAAGAAGCCGGCGGCGAACTGCCCAAGGGCGTCGGCCCGATCCAGGAACTCACGTTGCCGGGCGAGATCGACCCCACCCTCGTCGCCGAGGGAGAGGCCACCTTCACGACCTACTGCTCTGCCTGTCACAAGATCGAGGAGCGCTACGTGGGCCCCGCCCTCGCAGGCGTCACGACCAGGCGCTCACCCGAGTGGATCATGAACATGATCCTCAACACCAATGAGATGCTATTCAACGACGACACGGCCTACGACCTCCTTGCCGAGTACATGACGCCCATGCCGGAGCTTCCGCTGAGCGAGGAGCAGGTGCGCGCCGTCCTCGAGTACTTCCGCCAGACCGATCACGACCTGGGCCTCTAG
- a CDS encoding ABC transporter permease subunit yields MSTSLKVMKYAFFDLMRSRWMLIYTLFFLAATGGLLYFGDDAAQAALSSLNLVLLIIPLVSLMLGMNHYYYTRDFVQLILTQPVSRPSVFLGQYAGVALPLAGAFVLGTGIPFFVFGLSRHLDLGMVVSLLVAGALISLIFTALAFWIGLANEERARALGIALAVWLSLTVVYDGLVLYFIVVAQAYPIEGAVMALSILNPIDLSRILVLLQLDTAALMGYTGALFRAFLGSATGALVSVAALLAWVAVPVALGLWAFRRKNF; encoded by the coding sequence ATGAGCACCTCCCTCAAAGTGATGAAGTACGCCTTCTTCGACCTCATGCGCAGCCGCTGGATGCTCATCTACACGCTGTTCTTCCTGGCGGCGACCGGCGGCCTGCTCTACTTCGGCGACGACGCGGCCCAGGCGGCCCTCAGCTCGCTCAACCTGGTGCTGTTGATCATCCCGCTCGTGTCGCTGATGCTAGGCATGAACCATTACTACTACACGCGCGACTTCGTGCAGCTCATACTCACCCAACCGGTGTCCAGGCCCAGCGTGTTCCTTGGCCAGTACGCGGGCGTGGCGCTGCCGCTCGCCGGCGCGTTCGTGCTCGGCACGGGCATCCCGTTCTTCGTGTTCGGCCTGTCGCGCCACCTCGACCTGGGCATGGTGGTCAGCCTGTTGGTGGCGGGGGCGCTGATCAGCCTCATCTTCACGGCCCTTGCTTTCTGGATCGGCCTGGCGAACGAGGAGCGGGCGCGGGCCCTGGGCATCGCACTCGCCGTGTGGCTCTCTCTCACCGTCGTCTACGACGGCCTGGTCCTCTACTTCATCGTTGTGGCTCAGGCCTACCCCATCGAGGGCGCAGTCATGGCGCTGAGCATCCTCAACCCCATCGACCTCTCGCGGATCCTGGTACTCCTGCAGCTGGACACCGCGGCCCTGATGGGCTACACGGGCGCCCTCTTCAGAGCGTTCTTGGGTAGCGCCACCGGCGCCCTGGTCTCCGTGGCTGCGCTGCTCGCCTGGGTGGCCGTGCCCGTCGCGCTCGGGTTATGGGCCTTCAGGCGCAAGAACTTCTGA
- a CDS encoding branched-chain amino acid ABC transporter permease, translating to MRSPGAARWLGIGVVAALGASWYFLFPSSLSLGIGLLLLAGWAGAWDILGGWTGQTSLGHAAFVGVGAYTIGVTAAKFDLAPWWSALLACAIAAILAFFWGRLTFGLRGSYFVLSSIAVAEILRLVAINERKLTGGAIGLFIFDLKEPFGIDLFSRQSEFWLALGYLVLVLVVVLLVTQGKLGYQMRAVREDEASAQAAGINPVAVKSWAFMLSAALTALGGCIYGIFLSALQPQPMFELQLSVRIALVAIIGGRGTLFGPLVGAALLTLAGELFRTTFAQANLLIYGLLIVVVVLFVPRGLMGELQRRAIRRRYVESAGG from the coding sequence ATGAGGAGCCCGGGAGCCGCGCGCTGGTTGGGCATCGGCGTCGTCGCGGCGCTCGGCGCCTCCTGGTATTTCCTCTTCCCCAGCTCGCTATCACTCGGCATCGGGCTGCTGCTCCTGGCCGGCTGGGCCGGCGCCTGGGACATCCTGGGCGGCTGGACCGGTCAGACGAGCCTCGGGCATGCGGCCTTCGTCGGCGTCGGCGCCTACACGATCGGCGTGACGGCCGCCAAGTTCGACCTTGCCCCGTGGTGGAGCGCCCTCCTGGCGTGCGCCATCGCGGCGATACTCGCGTTCTTCTGGGGCCGGCTGACTTTCGGGCTGAGGGGCTCCTACTTCGTCCTCTCGAGCATCGCGGTGGCCGAGATCTTGCGGCTGGTGGCCATCAACGAGCGCAAGCTGACAGGCGGCGCCATCGGCCTGTTCATCTTCGACCTGAAGGAACCCTTCGGCATCGACCTCTTCAGCCGCCAGTCGGAGTTCTGGCTCGCCCTCGGCTACTTGGTGCTCGTACTCGTGGTCGTGCTGCTCGTCACTCAGGGCAAGCTCGGTTACCAGATGCGAGCGGTACGCGAGGACGAGGCCTCCGCCCAGGCGGCGGGCATCAACCCCGTAGCGGTCAAGTCCTGGGCGTTCATGCTCTCGGCGGCGCTGACCGCTTTGGGCGGGTGCATCTACGGCATCTTCCTCTCCGCGCTGCAGCCACAACCCATGTTCGAGCTACAACTGAGCGTCCGCATCGCCCTCGTGGCCATCATCGGCGGACGCGGCACGCTCTTCGGCCCCCTCGTCGGAGCCGCCCTCCTCACCCTCGCGGGCGAGCTCTTCCGCACCACCTTCGCCCAGGCGAACCTACTCATCTACGGCCTGCTCATCGTCGTCGTCGTGCTGTTCGTGCCGCGCGGCCTCATGGGCGAACTGCAAAGGCGCGCGATCAGGAGGCGTTATGTCGAGAGCGCTGGAGGCTGA
- a CDS encoding zinc metallopeptidase — protein MWLIFIATLAATLLVQLYLRNTYAKWQAQPAASGLTGAQTARTILDSNGLQAVRVEEVPGQLTDHYDPTQQVLRLSAPNYRGSSVAANAVAAHEVGHAIQHAKAYAPLRIRTVLVPAANIGARFAPWIIILGAMIGFLGMVQLGVVLFGLAVAFQLVTLPVEYDASRRAGLELARLGIATTGEVAGTKQVLNAAALTYVAAAASSALFLLYYASMFLGGRD, from the coding sequence ATGTGGCTCATTTTCATAGCGACCTTGGCCGCCACCCTACTGGTGCAGTTGTACCTGCGGAACACCTACGCCAAGTGGCAGGCGCAACCGGCGGCCTCCGGCCTTACGGGGGCCCAGACCGCACGGACCATCCTAGATTCCAACGGCCTCCAAGCCGTGAGGGTCGAAGAGGTGCCCGGCCAACTCACCGACCATTACGACCCCACACAGCAGGTGCTGCGGCTGTCCGCACCCAACTACCGCGGTTCGAGCGTCGCGGCCAACGCCGTGGCGGCGCACGAGGTCGGCCACGCCATCCAGCACGCGAAGGCCTATGCCCCGCTGCGGATACGCACGGTGCTGGTGCCGGCCGCGAACATCGGCGCCAGGTTCGCGCCCTGGATCATCATCCTCGGCGCCATGATCGGCTTCCTCGGGATGGTGCAGCTGGGTGTGGTCCTCTTCGGGCTCGCCGTGGCATTCCAGCTCGTCACGTTGCCCGTGGAGTACGACGCCAGCCGCCGTGCCGGCTTGGAACTCGCTCGCCTGGGCATCGCCACCACGGGCGAGGTCGCCGGCACCAAGCAGGTGCTGAACGCCGCGGCGCTGACCTACGTTGCGGCAGCCGCATCGTCGGCGCTGTTCCTGCTCTATTACGCGTCGATGTTCTTGGGCGGTCGCGACTAA
- a CDS encoding ABC transporter ATP-binding protein, with amino-acid sequence MVVVDALSKSFGKLKVLNAVSARFEPGRVTSIIGPNASGKTTLIKSILGLVLPDSGSVSIDNEPVLNNPASRRSVGYMPQEPRFPDNLKVRELFAYIQDLRGERPKGLDALIDRFELKPHLNKPLRVLSGGTKQKASAVLTFLFEPKVLLLDEPSAGLDPVASSRLKDRILEERSRGGTVILTSHVMSELEELTDEVLFLLEGTVRYRGSLGAIREATGEKRLERAIAKVMTGEAHLDQASAGVPAAAAEEGAA; translated from the coding sequence ATGGTAGTCGTCGACGCGCTGAGCAAGAGCTTCGGCAAACTGAAAGTGCTCAACGCGGTGAGCGCCCGCTTCGAGCCCGGGCGCGTGACGTCCATCATCGGTCCGAACGCGTCGGGCAAGACGACGCTGATCAAGTCGATCCTGGGCCTCGTGCTGCCCGACTCCGGCAGCGTGAGCATCGACAACGAACCCGTGCTCAACAACCCGGCCTCCCGCCGAAGCGTGGGTTACATGCCGCAAGAGCCGCGCTTCCCAGACAACCTCAAGGTCCGCGAGCTCTTCGCCTACATCCAGGACCTCCGCGGCGAACGCCCCAAGGGCCTCGACGCCCTCATCGACCGCTTCGAACTCAAGCCGCACCTGAACAAGCCCCTGCGGGTCTTGTCGGGTGGCACCAAGCAGAAGGCGAGCGCCGTGCTCACCTTCCTCTTCGAGCCCAAGGTGCTGCTCCTCGACGAGCCGAGCGCCGGCCTCGATCCTGTGGCCAGCAGCCGCCTGAAGGACCGCATCTTGGAGGAGAGAAGCCGCGGCGGCACCGTCATCCTGACCTCCCACGTCATGAGCGAGCTGGAGGAGTTGACCGACGAGGTCCTGTTCCTGCTCGAGGGCACCGTGCGCTACCGCGGCAGCCTGGGCGCCATCCGCGAGGCTACGGGCGAGAAGCGCCTCGAGCGCGCCATAGCCAAGGTCATGACCGGCGAGGCGCACCTTGACCAGGCAAGCGCCGGGGTGCCGGCGGCGGCCGCCGAGGAGGGAGCGGCATGA
- a CDS encoding nitrous oxide reductase family maturation protein NosD, whose amino-acid sequence MSLRHFNRPLRAAVTAAALLALAGTAFGQGRTLEVCQSCTYATVREALEAAADGDLVLVGPGTYREGALVIDKRITLEGTDWPVLDGEHEYAILTVDADDVVVRGLVLRDAGRSHVTDIAAIRVEEVQNCLIENNRVENAFFGIYLAKSVGCTVRGNRVTSNGVSEVFAGNAIQLWNALYTSLEDNYLSGHRDGIYLEFARYAHVVDNVSENNLRYGLHFMFSNESKFENNTFRNNGAGVAVMYSKKIDMVGNHFVNNWGSASYGLLLKDIDDSIVSRNTFEDNSAAVYVDGSNRTDLVRNDFMRNGYALRVLSNSMGMRVMYNNFIGNTFDVVTNANRSYNAFLENYWDAYEGYDLDRDGIGDVPFRPVRLFAMTVQVYPQAMILLRSPLSQVMDYAERLLPIITPKAIEDDRPLMGRIRW is encoded by the coding sequence GTGAGCCTGCGTCACTTCAACCGACCACTGCGGGCCGCGGTTACAGCGGCCGCTTTGCTGGCCCTAGCCGGGACCGCCTTCGGGCAGGGTCGAACGTTGGAGGTCTGCCAGAGCTGCACCTACGCGACGGTGCGCGAAGCGCTGGAGGCGGCCGCCGATGGCGACCTGGTGCTCGTCGGTCCAGGCACCTACCGCGAAGGCGCCCTGGTCATCGACAAGCGGATAACCCTCGAAGGTACGGATTGGCCGGTCCTGGACGGTGAGCACGAGTACGCCATCCTCACCGTCGACGCCGACGACGTCGTGGTCCGCGGCCTGGTGCTTCGCGATGCCGGCCGCTCGCACGTCACCGACATCGCGGCCATCCGGGTCGAGGAGGTCCAGAACTGCCTGATCGAGAACAACCGCGTCGAGAACGCCTTCTTCGGCATCTACCTCGCGAAGTCGGTCGGTTGCACCGTGCGCGGCAACCGGGTCACCAGCAACGGCGTGTCCGAGGTCTTCGCGGGCAACGCCATCCAGCTTTGGAACGCCCTATATACCTCACTGGAAGACAACTACCTTAGCGGCCACCGCGACGGCATCTATCTCGAGTTCGCCCGCTACGCCCACGTGGTCGACAACGTGAGCGAGAACAACCTGCGCTACGGGCTTCACTTCATGTTCTCGAACGAGTCCAAGTTCGAGAACAACACGTTCCGCAACAACGGCGCCGGAGTGGCGGTCATGTACTCGAAGAAGATCGACATGGTAGGCAACCACTTCGTGAACAACTGGGGCTCCGCCTCGTACGGGCTGCTCCTCAAGGACATCGACGACTCGATCGTGTCGCGGAACACGTTCGAGGACAACTCGGCGGCGGTCTATGTCGACGGCTCCAACCGCACCGACCTCGTCCGCAACGACTTCATGCGCAACGGTTACGCGCTGCGCGTACTCTCCAACTCGATGGGCATGCGGGTGATGTACAACAACTTCATCGGCAACACGTTCGACGTCGTTACCAACGCCAACCGCTCCTACAACGCCTTCCTGGAGAACTACTGGGACGCCTACGAGGGTTACGACCTCGACCGCGACGGCATCGGCGACGTGCCCTTCCGGCCGGTCAGGCTCTTCGCCATGACCGTGCAGGTGTATCCACAAGCCATGATCTTGTTGCGCAGCCCGCTCTCACAGGTGATGGACTACGCCGAGAGGCTCCTGCCGATAATCACGCCCAAGGCCATCGAGGACGATAGGCCGCTCATGGGGAGGATCCGATGGTAG
- a CDS encoding ABC transporter ATP-binding protein: MSDRPQGLMSSVGVPEAPAEPKRMLEVIDANLGYSELQVVFGVSLHVNLGELVGLVGGNGSGKSTILRAVSGMIRPRGGKIILDGEDVTGLKPHALALRGLAHVPMGRQLFPDMTVEENLSLGAYLPPARARRAEGFERVYQLFPDLENKRRIQAGALSGGQQQMVAIGRALMLHPKALIMDEPSLGLAPLLVREVMQVVKRVSDTGMPILLVEQNVTQVLKISDRAYVLENGRLVLDGRSEQLRGDPMIRRAYLGL; encoded by the coding sequence ATGAGTGACCGGCCACAGGGCTTGATGAGCTCGGTCGGCGTCCCGGAGGCCCCCGCGGAGCCGAAACGGATGCTCGAGGTGATAGACGCCAACCTCGGCTATAGCGAGCTGCAGGTCGTGTTCGGCGTGTCCTTGCACGTCAACCTAGGAGAACTCGTCGGCCTGGTGGGCGGAAACGGCAGCGGCAAATCGACCATCTTACGCGCCGTCTCGGGCATGATAAGGCCGCGCGGCGGCAAGATAATCCTCGACGGCGAGGACGTAACCGGCCTCAAGCCCCACGCCCTGGCGCTGCGGGGCCTGGCCCACGTGCCGATGGGCCGCCAGCTCTTCCCCGACATGACGGTCGAGGAGAACCTCTCGCTCGGCGCCTACCTGCCGCCGGCCCGCGCCCGCCGCGCCGAGGGCTTCGAACGCGTGTACCAGCTCTTCCCCGACCTGGAGAACAAGCGCCGGATCCAGGCTGGGGCGCTCTCGGGCGGCCAGCAGCAGATGGTGGCCATCGGCCGCGCCCTCATGCTCCACCCCAAGGCCCTCATCATGGACGAGCCGTCCCTCGGTCTGGCGCCGCTCCTCGTGCGCGAGGTCATGCAGGTGGTGAAGCGCGTCTCGGATACCGGCATGCCGATACTGCTCGTCGAGCAGAACGTGACGCAGGTCCTGAAGATCAGCGACCGCGCATACGTGCTGGAGAATGGCCGCCTCGTCCTGGACGGCCGCTCCGAGCAGTTGCGCGGCGATCCGATGATCCGCCGGGCTTACCTGGGGCTCTGA